A single window of Fischerella sp. PCC 9605 DNA harbors:
- a CDS encoding serine/threonine-protein kinase: MVWNPGQRLFGGRYIVERKLGEGGIGITYLAKNEYGELRVIKTLKEEILNNPAWKPHRDKLRQDFRDEAVRLAVCRHPHIVQIENIFDEGNMPCMVMEYIEGEDMGKRLQRLGMLPEAEALLYIRQVGEAVTVIHRKGLLHRDIKPRNIMIRSGKSEAVLIDFGIAREFIPNVVQKHTVYRTPGFAPPEQYELEAPRGEYIDVYGLAATLYSLVTGIVPTSAEERRRNIPLEPPQNFNPNLSDKVNQAILRGMELQSKQRPQSVQEWLNLLDADFEEDLTEIPPTKLITTNTSSQTTFVLDQGEWKCVHTLKGHNSMVQTVAISDDGQIVASGSSDNTIKLWHLETGKLLRSLGRWFSGHSSMVHSVAFSPDGEILASGSWDETIKLWLIGSGKEIRTLKGHTNCVNSVTFSPSGQMLASGSADCTIKLWHVISGREIRTVAGHTDSVWSVAWSPDGEIIASGSADYTIKLWQVSTGSEIRTLTEHSFFVNAIAFSPDGEILASGSSDCTIKLWEVSTGSEIRTLIGHSHPVWSIAFSPDGEWLASGSWDKTIKIWHVNTGREISTLIGHHNYVRSVAYPPRTPGVYSLHGQTLVSGSDDDTVKIWRCE; the protein is encoded by the coding sequence ATGGTCTGGAATCCAGGACAACGGCTGTTTGGGGGACGTTATATCGTCGAAAGAAAACTGGGCGAAGGTGGAATTGGTATTACTTACCTCGCCAAAAACGAATATGGTGAATTACGAGTAATTAAAACTCTTAAAGAAGAAATTCTCAATAATCCAGCCTGGAAACCACACCGAGACAAGTTAAGGCAAGACTTTCGAGATGAAGCTGTTAGATTAGCTGTTTGTCGTCACCCTCATATAGTGCAGATAGAAAATATCTTCGATGAAGGGAATATGCCTTGCATGGTGATGGAGTACATCGAAGGCGAAGATATGGGCAAGCGCTTGCAGCGGTTGGGAATGTTACCAGAAGCAGAAGCACTACTATACATCCGGCAAGTTGGTGAGGCGGTGACGGTAATTCACCGCAAGGGTTTGTTGCACCGGGATATTAAACCACGCAACATTATGATCCGCAGTGGTAAATCAGAAGCTGTTTTGATTGATTTTGGTATTGCTAGAGAATTTATTCCGAATGTTGTGCAAAAGCACACGGTTTATCGTACTCCTGGTTTTGCTCCCCCCGAACAGTATGAATTGGAAGCACCACGAGGAGAATACATAGATGTCTACGGTTTAGCAGCTACTTTGTATAGCTTGGTGACTGGAATAGTACCAACCAGCGCCGAGGAAAGACGCCGTAACATTCCTCTAGAACCACCACAAAATTTCAATCCCAATCTTAGCGACAAGGTAAATCAGGCAATTTTGCGTGGGATGGAATTGCAGTCAAAGCAACGCCCTCAAAGTGTGCAAGAGTGGCTGAATCTCCTAGATGCCGATTTTGAAGAGGATTTAACAGAAATACCTCCTACAAAACTCATTACTACAAACACATCCTCTCAAACTACTTTTGTACTGGATCAAGGAGAGTGGAAGTGCGTACATACCCTCAAAGGCCATAACAGCATGGTTCAAACTGTCGCAATTAGCGATGATGGGCAAATTGTTGCTAGTGGCAGTAGTGATAACACAATCAAGCTATGGCATTTGGAGACTGGAAAGCTACTGCGTAGTCTTGGTCGTTGGTTTTCTGGTCATTCCAGCATGGTTCATAGCGTTGCCTTTAGTCCAGACGGGGAAATTCTCGCCAGTGGCAGTTGGGATGAGACGATTAAATTGTGGCTGATTGGTTCTGGTAAAGAAATTCGCACTCTCAAAGGTCATACCAATTGTGTGAATTCTGTAACCTTTAGTCCGAGTGGACAGATGCTTGCTAGTGGCAGTGCTGATTGCACAATTAAACTATGGCATGTGATCTCAGGCAGAGAAATTCGGACTGTTGCAGGTCATACTGATTCTGTTTGGTCAGTTGCCTGGAGTCCAGATGGAGAAATCATTGCCAGTGGCAGTGCTGACTACACTATTAAACTGTGGCAGGTTAGTACAGGCAGTGAAATTCGTACCCTTACCGAACATTCCTTTTTTGTAAATGCGATCGCCTTCAGTCCAGATGGGGAAATTCTCGCTAGCGGTAGCAGTGACTGTACCATCAAACTGTGGGAAGTCAGTACAGGCAGTGAAATTCGTACCCTGATTGGACATTCTCACCCAGTCTGGTCAATTGCTTTTAGTCCAGATGGCGAGTGGTTGGCTAGCGGTAGTTGGGACAAAACTATCAAAATTTGGCATGTTAATACAGGTAGAGAAATTTCCACCCTGATTGGTCATCATAACTATGTCAGATCCGTCGCTTACCCTCCGAGAACACCTGGGGTGTACAGTCTTCATGGACAAACTCTGGTAAGTGGCAGTGATGATGACACCGTCAAAATTTGGCGTTGCGAGTAG
- a CDS encoding Tll0287-like domain-containing protein: MLTNLKLRQKFTIILVLILVFGLSFSGLALSSLLRQNATQEIASTGLAMLETISSLRQYTVTQVTPELIDQLDTKFLPQTVSAYSAREVFDILRKQPEYKDFFYKEAALNPTNLRDKADNFETDIINRFTKEKDLKELSGFRSLPGGDVFYIARPLRLTEEGCLMCHSTPDVAPKTMIERYGPENGFGWKLNSIIAAQIISLPASQVIEKANKSSFLIILIVSAVFSIVILLVNIFLERQVVRPLKRLTRVAEEVSTGHMDVDFQELSHDEIGNLAKAFKRMKFSLQMAMNRLKRNSGSTGG; the protein is encoded by the coding sequence ATGTTAACCAATCTTAAATTGAGACAAAAATTTACAATAATACTAGTCCTTATTCTTGTTTTCGGTTTAAGCTTCAGTGGGTTAGCTTTATCTTCTTTGCTAAGGCAAAATGCCACACAGGAAATAGCCTCAACAGGTCTGGCGATGCTTGAAACAATCAGTTCTCTGCGTCAGTACACAGTTACTCAAGTCACTCCAGAACTGATTGATCAATTGGACACTAAATTTCTACCGCAAACTGTATCAGCCTACTCAGCACGGGAAGTCTTTGACATTTTGCGAAAACAACCAGAATACAAGGATTTCTTTTATAAAGAAGCAGCACTTAATCCTACAAACCTTCGAGACAAAGCTGATAATTTTGAGACAGATATTATCAATCGGTTTACCAAAGAAAAAGATTTAAAGGAACTGAGCGGATTTCGCTCATTGCCTGGTGGGGATGTCTTTTACATTGCTCGTCCACTCAGACTTACGGAAGAAGGCTGTTTGATGTGTCATAGCACTCCCGATGTTGCACCTAAAACGATGATTGAGCGTTATGGCCCAGAGAATGGGTTTGGATGGAAATTGAACAGTATAATTGCCGCACAAATTATTTCTTTACCAGCCAGCCAAGTCATAGAAAAAGCCAATAAATCTTCTTTTTTAATCATTTTAATTGTGTCTGCCGTTTTCAGCATTGTCATCCTTTTAGTTAACATTTTTTTGGAGCGCCAAGTAGTCCGTCCTCTTAAGCGTTTAACTCGCGTGGCTGAAGAAGTCAGCACAGGACATATGGATGTTGATTTTCAAGAGCTATCTCATGATGAAATTGGCAATCTTGCCAAAGCTTTTAAACGCATGAAATTTAGTTTACAAATGGCAATGAACAGACTGAAAAGAAATTCTGGTAGTACAGGAGGTTAA
- a CDS encoding Tll0287-like domain-containing protein: MLKNLKLRQKVTILLLVILAFGLSLSGFALSSVLRRNAQQEISSTALMLMETMISVRQYTNAQVNPVLVDKLETEFLPQSVPAYSAREVFENLRKKQDYREFFYKEATLNPTNLRDKADNFETNIVERFRKEKGLKELSGFRSLPGGDIFYIARPLAIADPACLTCHSTPDQAPQSMIQRYGTANGFGWQLGEIIGAQVISVPASKVIQKAYQSSLLIVGLVSIVFIVVILLVNIFLNRQVVRPLKRITRVAEEVSTGHMDVDFDQLSNDEIGNLARAFKRMKLSLEMAMKRLKRPHGNTRGTGGTGGTGGTGGTEGIET; this comes from the coding sequence ATGTTAAAAAATTTGAAATTGAGGCAAAAAGTTACAATCCTACTGCTGGTAATTCTGGCATTCGGTTTGAGCTTAAGTGGGTTTGCTCTGTCTTCTGTATTGAGGCGGAATGCTCAACAAGAAATTTCCTCAACAGCGCTAATGTTGATGGAAACCATGATTTCTGTTCGGCAGTACACTAACGCTCAAGTTAATCCAGTACTCGTTGATAAATTAGAAACTGAGTTTTTACCGCAAAGTGTGCCTGCTTACTCAGCACGAGAAGTCTTTGAAAATTTGCGAAAAAAACAAGATTATCGAGAGTTCTTTTATAAAGAAGCGACGCTCAATCCTACTAATCTTCGGGATAAAGCTGACAACTTTGAGACAAACATTGTTGAGCGCTTCCGCAAGGAAAAAGGCTTAAAAGAATTGAGCGGGTTTCGCTCACTTCCTGGCGGAGATATTTTCTATATCGCTCGTCCGCTAGCAATTGCCGATCCGGCATGCCTGACGTGTCACAGTACACCAGATCAAGCACCTCAGAGTATGATTCAGCGTTACGGTACAGCTAATGGTTTTGGCTGGCAATTGGGTGAAATTATCGGCGCTCAGGTTATCTCTGTACCAGCTAGCAAAGTTATCCAAAAAGCCTATCAATCTTCTCTTTTGATTGTAGGGCTTGTATCCATTGTTTTTATCGTCGTCATTCTTTTAGTTAACATCTTTTTGAATCGACAAGTAGTTCGTCCTCTTAAACGTATAACTCGTGTGGCTGAAGAAGTCAGCACCGGACATATGGATGTTGATTTTGATCAGTTATCTAATGATGAAATTGGTAATCTTGCCAGAGCCTTCAAACGCATGAAGTTAAGTTTAGAAATGGCAATGAAACGACTCAAACGTCCTCATGGAAATACACGTGGTACAGGAGGTACAGGCGGTACAGGAGGTACAGGAGGTACAGAAGGTATAGAAACTTAA
- a CDS encoding serine/threonine-protein kinase, which translates to MSQSHLVRPEIPSGTLIDNRYIIQKLLGQGGLGRTYLAYDTRRFNEPCVLKEFAPIGTGGGGLEKCRNLFKREAKILHQLEHPQIPRFLACFEGDGRLFLVQEYVNGKTYSALLRERQIQGQAFSEEEVIRWLKNLLPVLEYIHQHHIIHRDISPDNIMLPEGKVLPVLIDFGVGKQIADLNDPTNSNQATFVGKMSLVGKVGYAPREQISLGLCSPSSDLYALGVTAVVLLTGRDPSFLMDQYTLEWKWRFYTYVGDEFAQILDKMLADTPRLRYQTSQEVVRDLEFLEQAQMRSPSTMFDVPPTILAPESQSVMASTNSPNPSTDETVLVSPFNEEPSQNQSTFQNQQTFQNQPIFRTQQTYQGQQTSQNQPHSRGQQTYQGQQTSQNQPTSRTQKTYQGQQTSQNQPTSRTQKTFQGQQTSQNQQITSLNAAFVQRCQEALAFYIGPIASLVIEDALAENPQATPYQFVELLAGEIPEPQAALEFTRRLFS; encoded by the coding sequence ATGTCTCAGTCCCATTTAGTCAGGCCGGAAATACCTTCAGGAACTTTAATAGATAACCGTTATATAATTCAAAAACTCCTAGGACAAGGTGGTTTGGGACGGACTTATTTGGCGTATGATACTCGTCGCTTCAACGAACCCTGCGTTCTGAAGGAATTTGCCCCCATTGGTACAGGGGGAGGAGGTTTGGAAAAATGCCGCAATTTGTTCAAAAGAGAAGCGAAAATCCTTCACCAGTTAGAACATCCCCAAATTCCTCGCTTCCTGGCTTGCTTTGAAGGAGATGGTCGTCTATTCCTAGTACAAGAGTATGTAAATGGTAAAACCTATTCAGCACTCTTGCGAGAACGTCAAATTCAAGGACAAGCTTTTTCAGAAGAAGAAGTAATTCGGTGGCTGAAGAACTTACTGCCTGTCTTAGAATACATCCACCAACATCATATTATTCATAGAGATATTTCTCCTGATAATATTATGTTACCAGAAGGCAAGGTTTTGCCTGTACTGATTGATTTTGGAGTAGGAAAACAAATAGCCGACCTCAACGATCCCACTAATTCTAATCAAGCCACTTTTGTTGGCAAAATGTCTCTAGTAGGAAAAGTGGGATATGCTCCTCGCGAACAAATTAGTTTGGGGTTGTGTTCTCCTAGTAGCGATCTCTATGCTTTGGGGGTAACAGCCGTTGTGCTGCTTACAGGTAGAGATCCATCCTTTTTAATGGATCAGTACACCTTGGAGTGGAAGTGGCGTTTTTACACCTATGTCGGCGATGAATTTGCTCAAATACTAGATAAAATGCTGGCAGATACACCCAGGTTGCGATATCAAACATCTCAAGAAGTTGTTAGGGATCTTGAGTTTTTAGAACAAGCTCAAATGCGATCGCCATCAACAATGTTTGATGTTCCTCCTACCATACTCGCTCCTGAATCTCAATCTGTGATGGCATCGACGAACTCCCCCAATCCATCTACAGATGAAACAGTTCTGGTTTCACCTTTTAACGAAGAACCATCTCAAAACCAATCCACTTTTCAAAATCAACAAACTTTTCAAAATCAACCGATTTTTCGCACTCAACAAACTTACCAAGGTCAACAAACTTCTCAAAATCAACCCCATTCTCGCGGTCAACAAACTTACCAAGGTCAACAAACCTCTCAAAATCAACCCACTTCTCGCACTCAAAAAACTTACCAAGGTCAACAAACCTCTCAAAATCAACCCACTTCTCGCACTCAAAAAACCTTCCAAGGTCAACAAACTTCTCAAAATCAACAAATTACCTCCCTCAACGCCGCTTTTGTACAGCGTTGTCAAGAAGCTTTAGCTTTCTACATTGGACCGATCGCAAGTTTAGTAATAGAAGACGCATTAGCTGAAAATCCGCAAGCGACACCTTACCAATTCGTTGAACTCTTAGCTGGAGAAATACCAGAACCGCAAGCAGCACTTGAATTTACCAGACGGTTATTTTCATAA
- a CDS encoding phosphate/phosphite/phosphonate ABC transporter substrate-binding protein yields the protein MKTIIFIWPRFFIQLLVLIGLLGAGCNSQQTNNVPDKLTIGVVSYGEGKVSLENYERFKDYIASQTKSIVDLEPAYNELQAIHQIHNKRWDMVFAPPGLAAIAIGKELYIPLFSMEGASSRQRSLLIVRDDKPIQKISDLANKTIALGEAGSAAGYYVPLYDLYGLTLAQIRSAPTPKTILEWIDNGTVDAGAISEQDFEVHRRSFSATKFRILHTSRWIPPGVMLLAPTVDRNQQQQIQKVMNDAPADIAGDAGYVPAARIPNYKEFIKIVEKVRPLEARVKQTPAILLPETPTEQNQS from the coding sequence ATGAAAACTATTATTTTTATTTGGCCGCGTTTTTTTATCCAGCTATTAGTCTTAATTGGACTACTAGGGGCGGGATGCAATTCTCAACAAACAAATAACGTCCCAGACAAACTGACCATTGGTGTAGTGAGCTATGGTGAAGGAAAAGTTTCACTCGAGAATTATGAGCGCTTTAAAGACTACATTGCCTCACAAACTAAGTCAATAGTGGATCTGGAACCAGCTTACAACGAATTACAAGCCATTCACCAAATTCATAACAAAAGATGGGATATGGTGTTTGCACCTCCTGGTTTAGCAGCGATCGCGATCGGCAAAGAACTTTACATTCCTCTATTTTCAATGGAAGGAGCCAGTAGTAGACAACGCTCTTTACTGATTGTCCGAGACGACAAACCAATTCAAAAAATATCAGACTTGGCTAATAAAACCATTGCCTTAGGAGAAGCCGGTTCTGCTGCTGGTTACTATGTTCCTTTATACGACCTCTACGGTTTAACCCTAGCTCAAATCCGTTCTGCTCCTACTCCCAAAACTATCCTTGAATGGATTGATAACGGCACTGTTGATGCGGGTGCTATATCAGAGCAAGATTTTGAAGTTCATCGACGCAGTTTTAGTGCAACCAAGTTTAGAATTTTACACACAAGCCGATGGATACCCCCTGGAGTGATGCTGCTTGCACCAACGGTAGACCGCAATCAACAGCAGCAAATCCAAAAAGTCATGAACGATGCACCTGCTGATATTGCTGGCGACGCAGGTTACGTTCCTGCTGCTAGAATACCTAATTACAAGGAGTTTATTAAGATAGTCGAAAAAGTTAGACCTTTAGAAGCACGAGTTAAGCAAACACCTGCAATTCTCCTCCCAGAAACACCTACCGAGCAAAATCAAAGTTAA
- a CDS encoding ATP-binding cassette domain-containing protein: MTGSFEQATLVSPQPFLELNNQGQTLRLYLQKDEHRLGRGREWADLEVPIGWEVFSRKQAILRKEGEDYRIYDGDGINPSRNGIFLNQIRIDPSTGYLLKNGVQLEIGQSPHNRIQLNYFNPVDAPATIPSHRRLVLKGLKDWPVQLGRFPTPDRYSSMQLDAPTVSRLHAAIYPDGKGGHILQDLSTNGTFVNGQRVSKRVQLADQSRIQIGPFSLLYRPDCLELLDSGSQIRLDVHRLKRKVKDKEGREKVILNDVSLVIEPGQLVALVGGSGAGKSTLMKSLLGIEPVSSGTVYLNGHNLRQNWPMYRSQLGYVPQDDIVHPDLRVEEVLAYACKLRLPPDINVKDVVDKTLDQIKLTHVRTNFIRNLSGGQRKRVSIGVELLADPKLFFLDEPTSGLDPGLDKEMMRLLRELADQGRTVVLVTHATANIEVCDRIAFMGRGGKLCYFGPPQEALRFFEMPSEDLKYFSDIYIKLDQGGSAKDVTTTVDNWSHKYERSPECQKYVKSQLKPGKDNTSKPDDSIHTGISPLKQLWLLSQRYLQLVLRDRASIIFSLVSGPIAIALTAWILRDETPLKKLDPAEITQGPLALKVLFIFSCIGIWVGLSSSVREIVKEAAIYARERLINLGLFPYLGSKVLIRSGLVLLQTLLIVAAVLVGFKSPESNLMPWLLGLGITTFLTLLASVSLSLMISAFVKSENEANSILPLIMIPQIILSGVLFELTGLAAKLGWLTISRWSIGAYGVLVDVNAMVPKSTPGAPSLDNIFEVSSVYDPTWKNLGLNWGILGVHTLVYLVVALLLQKRKDIV; this comes from the coding sequence ATGACAGGGAGCTTTGAACAAGCTACGCTTGTAAGTCCTCAACCTTTTTTGGAACTTAATAATCAAGGTCAAACCCTACGGCTTTATCTCCAAAAAGATGAACATCGCTTAGGGCGTGGTCGGGAGTGGGCAGATTTAGAAGTACCGATAGGCTGGGAAGTCTTCTCTAGAAAACAGGCTATCTTACGAAAAGAAGGAGAAGATTATCGCATTTACGATGGTGATGGTATCAATCCCAGCCGCAACGGCATATTTTTAAATCAAATTCGCATTGATCCCTCCACAGGCTACCTGTTAAAAAATGGAGTGCAGTTAGAAATCGGTCAATCTCCTCATAACCGAATTCAGCTAAATTACTTTAATCCAGTTGATGCTCCAGCAACAATCCCGTCTCACCGTCGCTTGGTGTTAAAGGGTTTGAAAGATTGGCCCGTGCAACTCGGTCGGTTTCCCACACCGGATCGCTATTCCTCAATGCAGTTAGATGCACCTACAGTTTCCCGTCTACACGCTGCGATTTATCCTGATGGGAAAGGGGGACACATTCTCCAAGACTTGAGTACAAATGGTACTTTTGTCAACGGTCAACGAGTCTCAAAACGTGTACAACTAGCGGATCAAAGCAGGATTCAGATTGGCCCGTTTAGCCTGCTTTATCGCCCAGACTGCTTAGAATTACTGGATAGTGGTAGTCAAATTCGCCTTGATGTCCACCGATTGAAACGCAAGGTCAAAGATAAAGAGGGACGCGAAAAAGTTATTCTTAACGATGTGTCATTGGTGATTGAACCAGGACAATTGGTGGCATTAGTTGGCGGTAGTGGTGCTGGTAAGTCCACCTTGATGAAATCTTTATTGGGAATTGAACCGGTATCTTCTGGCACAGTCTATCTGAACGGGCACAATTTGCGGCAAAACTGGCCGATGTATCGTTCGCAATTAGGCTATGTCCCCCAAGATGATATTGTGCATCCCGATCTGAGAGTTGAGGAAGTTCTAGCTTATGCTTGCAAGCTAAGATTGCCACCCGATATAAATGTTAAGGATGTAGTTGATAAGACCTTAGACCAAATTAAGCTCACTCACGTCCGGACAAATTTTATACGTAACCTCAGTGGCGGGCAACGCAAGCGCGTCAGCATCGGTGTAGAACTTTTAGCAGACCCAAAACTGTTCTTTTTGGATGAACCGACTTCTGGTCTTGATCCTGGTTTAGACAAAGAGATGATGCGCCTGCTGCGGGAGTTGGCAGACCAAGGGCGGACAGTGGTATTAGTTACCCATGCTACAGCTAATATTGAGGTGTGCGATCGCATTGCGTTCATGGGTAGGGGTGGCAAACTTTGCTACTTTGGCCCTCCCCAGGAAGCACTACGCTTTTTTGAGATGCCCTCAGAAGACTTAAAGTATTTTTCAGATATCTATATCAAACTCGACCAGGGCGGTAGTGCGAAGGATGTTACAACAACCGTTGACAATTGGTCGCACAAATACGAAAGATCGCCAGAATGCCAAAAATACGTAAAATCACAGTTAAAACCTGGTAAAGATAATACTTCTAAACCGGATGATAGTATCCACACAGGCATATCTCCGCTTAAACAACTGTGGTTGTTGAGTCAACGGTATCTGCAATTAGTATTACGCGATCGCGCTAGTATAATTTTCTCTTTGGTATCGGGGCCGATCGCGATCGCGCTGACTGCTTGGATCTTGCGAGACGAGACACCGCTAAAAAAACTCGATCCGGCAGAAATTACTCAAGGCCCGCTAGCACTCAAAGTACTATTTATCTTCAGCTGTATAGGAATTTGGGTAGGACTTTCTAGTTCCGTGCGGGAAATTGTCAAAGAAGCAGCCATTTATGCGCGAGAAAGACTCATCAACTTAGGCTTATTTCCTTATTTGGGTTCTAAAGTTCTGATTCGTTCTGGTTTAGTTTTGCTGCAAACTCTGTTAATTGTTGCAGCTGTCTTAGTGGGTTTTAAATCACCAGAATCTAATCTCATGCCTTGGTTATTGGGTTTGGGTATTACTACTTTTTTAACCCTACTAGCCAGTGTTAGTCTCAGTTTAATGATTTCTGCTTTTGTTAAAAGTGAAAACGAAGCAAATAGTATTCTTCCCTTGATTATGATTCCCCAAATCATTCTCTCAGGAGTGCTGTTTGAATTGACAGGATTAGCGGCTAAACTAGGTTGGCTAACAATTAGTAGATGGTCAATTGGTGCTTATGGAGTCTTAGTTGATGTTAATGCAATGGTTCCAAAAAGTACTCCAGGCGCACCATCTTTAGATAATATTTTTGAAGTTTCTTCTGTTTACGATCCAACTTGGAAGAATTTAGGTTTAAATTGGGGAATTTTGGGTGTGCATACGTTGGTTTATTTAGTTGTGGCGTTGTTGTTGCAAAAACGGAAAGATATTGTGTAA
- a CDS encoding DUF433 domain-containing protein yields MDWRQYIHSDPKILLGKPTVKGTRLSVEFLLGLFANGWTIQQVLENYPTLTTESLQAVFAFAAECMQEESLYTLPFLSETA; encoded by the coding sequence ATGGACTGGCGACAATACATCCATTCAGACCCGAAAATATTATTGGGTAAACCAACAGTCAAAGGAACTAGATTATCAGTTGAATTCTTATTAGGGTTATTTGCAAATGGCTGGACAATACAACAAGTGCTAGAAAACTATCCCACTCTCACAACTGAATCATTACAGGCTGTATTTGCTTTTGCTGCTGAGTGTATGCAAGAAGAATCTTTGTATACGCTACCATTTTTATCTGAGACAGCATAA
- a CDS encoding DUF5615 family PIN-like protein, with protein sequence MRFLANENFPVMSVQRLREVGYDVAYGSEDAPGAEDSQVLERAVHEVRIILTFDRDYGELIYRMRMPAPIGLVYFPITPEESAQDLLRLLNIEGLALEGYFTVLERTQLRQRPLP encoded by the coding sequence ATGCGTTTTCTTGCAAATGAAAATTTCCCTGTAATGAGTGTGCAACGGCTACGCGAAGTTGGTTATGATGTCGCTTACGGGAGTGAAGACGCGCCTGGTGCAGAAGATTCTCAGGTTTTGGAACGGGCAGTTCATGAAGTAAGAATTATTTTGACTTTTGACCGAGATTATGGTGAATTAATTTACCGTATGCGGATGCCAGCACCAATTGGTTTAGTTTATTTTCCCATAACACCTGAAGAATCAGCACAAGATTTACTACGTTTGCTGAATATTGAAGGATTAGCTTTAGAAGGATATTTTACAGTATTAGAACGTACACAGTTACGTCAGCGTCCATTGCCGTAG
- the tnpA gene encoding IS200/IS605 family transposase, with amino-acid sequence MTTQLRRERHGISSLKVHLVCVTKYRRSVFTPESLELIEKSFKEVAKKMDFQILEFNGESDHIHALIEYPPKLSISQIVNALKGVSSRRYGQAGYPKPYGKDALWSPSYFVSSVGGAPIEVLKHYIREQEKPSF; translated from the coding sequence ATGACAACCCAATTACGCAGAGAAAGACATGGTATTTCGAGTCTAAAAGTTCATTTGGTCTGTGTCACTAAATATCGTAGGTCTGTATTTACTCCCGAAAGCCTTGAACTGATTGAAAAATCATTCAAAGAGGTTGCTAAGAAAATGGATTTTCAAATCCTCGAATTCAATGGGGAATCTGACCATATTCACGCATTGATTGAATATCCACCCAAGCTTTCTATCTCTCAAATAGTCAACGCTCTAAAAGGAGTGTCTAGCCGTCGATATGGTCAGGCTGGGTATCCTAAGCCGTATGGAAAAGATGCCCTCTGGAGTCCTAGCTACTTTGTTAGCTCCGTTGGAGGCGCACCGATTGAAGTGCTTAAGCACTACATTCGAGAACAAGAAAAGCCGTCCTTCTAG
- a CDS encoding RNA-guided endonuclease InsQ/TnpB family protein translates to MKARYQYRFYPTDQQQVSLAQLFGCVRVVWNDALALCKQSEKLPGYNKLAAMLTQAKKTESRHWLANVSSVPLQQSLRQLEAAYKNFFESRNGKRKGKEVGLPKFKKKSNRQSATFATTAFKISSGEVYLAKIGNVKPIWSRELPSIPSSVTVIKDCANRYFLSFVIEIEPNQTDAKNQSIGVDLGLKTFAVMSDGSKSESPNYSEQDRKIRKLQKKLARQQKDSKRRNKIRLQIAKQHNRIADTRKDFLHKLSTKIVNDNQVIVLEDLNVSAMVQNRRLARAISF, encoded by the coding sequence ATGAAAGCGAGATATCAATACCGTTTCTACCCAACAGACCAACAGCAGGTGAGTTTAGCTCAGTTGTTTGGTTGTGTGCGGGTAGTCTGGAATGATGCTTTAGCTTTGTGCAAGCAGTCTGAAAAACTGCCAGGGTATAACAAGCTTGCTGCAATGTTGACTCAAGCTAAGAAGACTGAATCGAGACACTGGTTAGCGAATGTTTCTTCTGTGCCGTTGCAACAATCACTTAGACAGTTAGAGGCTGCCTATAAAAACTTTTTTGAGTCCAGAAATGGAAAGAGAAAGGGTAAAGAAGTAGGTTTGCCAAAATTCAAAAAGAAATCAAATCGCCAGTCTGCAACTTTTGCAACTACGGCTTTCAAGATATCCTCCGGAGAAGTCTACTTAGCAAAGATTGGCAACGTAAAGCCGATCTGGTCTAGAGAACTCCCCTCTATTCCGAGTTCTGTAACGGTCATAAAAGACTGTGCAAATCGGTATTTCTTGAGTTTTGTAATCGAGATTGAGCCGAATCAAACTGATGCCAAAAACCAAAGCATTGGAGTCGATTTAGGACTCAAAACTTTTGCTGTAATGTCTGATGGTTCTAAGTCCGAAAGTCCCAACTACTCAGAGCAGGATCGTAAAATTCGCAAGCTTCAGAAGAAATTGGCACGTCAGCAAAAAGACTCAAAACGGAGAAACAAAATTCGTCTTCAGATTGCTAAACAACACAACCGAATTGCAGATACCCGCAAAGATTTTCTCCACAAACTATCGACCAAAATTGTCAACGATAACCAAGTCATTGTTTTGGAAGATCTGAATGTGTCAGCAATGGTGCAAAACCGTCGATTAGCCAGAGCAATTAGTTTCTAA